A region of the Dromaius novaehollandiae isolate bDroNov1 chromosome 33, bDroNov1.hap1, whole genome shotgun sequence genome:
ACCAAAAACCGAgaaaaaactgcaaaaacagaagtataaaaagatcctggtgggggggggggaaggggggggggacagggggggccCACaggccctggcccccccccccgaaaaggcccccccccggcagcggctaCTGGTTGGCGGCTTCGCAGGCGTCGATCCAGTCGCTGTAGACGTCGACGGGCTCCGAGAGGTCGGGGGGGGCGTCAAGGCCAGCAAcggtccgggggggccgcggccccgctcccacgcccccccccccgcggctccgggcccccccccgcggctccgggccccccccggcgccaAGGATACAGGTGATGGGCGTCTGGAACTCCTCCAGGCACACGGTGCACGAGATGACGCCCGTGTTTCGCGCCCGGTCCCTGCcaaacgggggggggggacagcgctggcgatggggggggggggcaccatagggacccccccccaccccgaaacCCCCCCGCGGTGGTGAAATAACCCCGTGTTTCTGCATTGGGGAGGGGGAAACATCCCGCGGGACGAGCGGGGCGGTGGTGCGGGGAGGGTGGGAGCCCCCCGTGTGGCCCCCCCCGGGCCGTGCGGCCCCCCCAGGCTGTGTGTGGCCCCCCCAGGCTGTGTgtggccccccccgggccccccccgctcACATCTTGACGTCGCAGGACTTCTCGTGGTTGCAGAAGGGGCAGGTGAACTGCGTCTCCAGCGTCCCCGTCATCTTCTTCTTGGGGGGCGGCTTCCGCTTCGACTTGCGGCGCCCCatggctgcggggggggggggggcacggggggggcgctgggggggcgggaaagcctccccctgccccacggcggggacggggggggtggggggcacccaaagGGGCAGGAGACCTcgctgggggggtggggagacCCATTTTGGGGGGGATAAATGGGGGCTACAAGGGGGGGGCGACTATGGGGGGGCAAAGGGGGTAAATGGGACCCAAAAGGGGGTGCGAGACCCATTTTGGGGGGATAAATGGGGGCTACaagggggggggcaaaggggacCCAAAAGGGGACCGCTACGGGGgaggaggggcctggggggggggggagacccaCTTTGGGGTGATAAATGGGGGCTACAAAGGGGGGGGGGACCatgggggggggcaaaggggacCCAAAAGGGGGGGCcaaagggggaggaggggcccggggggggggaagggagcgccctgagggggagggagcagggccacaggccGGGGGGGTCagagggggtcccgggggggggggtcggaccCGCTTGTGGGGTCCCcgaaggggaggggggggcccaAAATGGAGGCTACCGGGCGGGGTGGAGGCAGAGGCGGCCCCACGGCGGAggacggggcccccccggggccggtccCGTCCCAGAAGGGGCCCAAACCGGGGGGGATCCCGAGCCCGgaccccccccgtgccccccagaccctcccgggcccccccgagccccccccggggcccccccggcccgggcgccgccgccgacctgctcccgcccgcagccccggccgcgttTCCAACGGAGACCGGCGCTTCCGGTTCCCGAGGCAAGCCCCGCCCCTTCCTGCCGCCGCTTCCGCCCTTCTTCCTTTCCCGGCCCCGCTTCCCATTGGCCGGCGCGAGTgacgggcgggggcggggccggccaatc
Encoded here:
- the ELOF1 gene encoding transcription elongation factor 1 homolog; protein product: MGSGAGKGRRAEAAAGRGGACLGNRKRRSPLETRPGLRAGAAMGRRKSKRKPPPKKKMTGTLETQFTCPFCNHEKSCDVKMDRARNTGVISCTVCLEEFQTPITYLSEPVDVYSDWIDACEAANQ